In one window of Kosmotoga pacifica DNA:
- a CDS encoding ABC transporter substrate-binding protein has translation MKKVLLLVLSVLLVSAIAFSFDPETFITLTIGEPETLDPHYCYETAGGGVILNVYDNLIKYKGDSVTEFEPMISTEVPTLENGLIQDGGTKYVFPIREGVKFHTGNVLTPYDVEYSFERGILFDPAGGPMWMIIEALSGGDYASLEDWFEAWSGMAYSDAVDENREPTSEEAKAKLIAFYNEVIDPLIEVDGNNVVFTLHGPFAPFMWIISHYAGWSAILDSTWAKENGAWDGNADGWWKWHDLQPEETPFHSVDAGSGPFKVVEWDRAQQKVILERFDEYWRGPAKLKTVIIWGIDEYSTRKAMLEAGDADIVYVPTQYKDQVVGMPGVRIIDGYPTSAITSFHFNWSIDPSSPYIGSGQLDGNGIPPDFFSDVHVRKAFYYCYDGQKFIDEILGGYGKLVPTDLPEGYLGYDETLPVPELNLTAAASEFQQAFNGELWEKGFTLTLLYNTGNEARQTAAEMFKFYIESLNPKFHIDVQGVDWLTYFNAQRDGLMPAFILGWLADYPDPHNFLATFYASYGIYASRQGTAFVEFAKANIDELINAAVTETDPAKREELYKEIQQIAVDNTLSVPLYMPLGFHVERDWVQGWYPHPMRSGTNYYELSKSQ, from the coding sequence GTGAAGAAGGTACTTCTTCTCGTTCTTTCTGTTCTGCTGGTTTCCGCTATTGCGTTCTCCTTCGATCCAGAGACTTTTATAACTCTGACCATTGGGGAACCGGAAACCCTTGATCCTCACTATTGTTATGAAACCGCCGGTGGCGGAGTCATCCTCAACGTGTACGACAACCTCATCAAGTACAAGGGCGATTCCGTAACGGAATTCGAGCCCATGATCTCGACCGAGGTTCCAACACTGGAAAATGGACTCATCCAGGATGGCGGTACGAAGTACGTATTCCCCATAAGGGAAGGCGTCAAGTTCCATACTGGAAACGTTCTCACTCCTTATGACGTCGAGTACAGTTTTGAAAGAGGAATCCTCTTCGATCCTGCTGGTGGACCCATGTGGATGATCATCGAAGCCCTCTCCGGTGGAGACTACGCTTCACTGGAAGACTGGTTCGAAGCCTGGTCAGGTATGGCCTACTCCGATGCTGTCGATGAAAACAGGGAACCCACCTCTGAAGAGGCCAAAGCGAAGCTCATCGCTTTCTACAACGAAGTCATCGATCCTCTCATTGAAGTCGATGGCAACAATGTCGTGTTCACACTCCATGGCCCCTTCGCTCCGTTCATGTGGATCATTTCCCACTACGCTGGCTGGAGTGCAATCCTTGACTCCACTTGGGCCAAGGAAAACGGTGCCTGGGACGGAAACGCTGATGGTTGGTGGAAGTGGCACGACCTGCAGCCAGAAGAAACACCTTTCCACAGTGTAGACGCTGGTTCCGGTCCATTCAAGGTTGTCGAATGGGACAGGGCACAGCAGAAGGTCATCCTCGAAAGATTTGACGAATACTGGAGAGGTCCGGCCAAACTGAAGACTGTCATCATCTGGGGTATCGATGAATACTCCACCAGAAAAGCCATGCTCGAGGCTGGCGACGCTGACATCGTCTATGTTCCCACACAGTACAAGGATCAGGTCGTGGGTATGCCCGGTGTCAGAATAATCGACGGATACCCGACATCAGCCATCACCTCCTTCCACTTCAACTGGTCGATTGATCCTTCAAGTCCATATATTGGAAGTGGACAACTTGATGGCAATGGAATTCCTCCGGATTTCTTCAGTGATGTTCACGTTAGGAAGGCATTCTACTATTGCTATGATGGGCAAAAATTCATCGATGAAATTCTTGGAGGATACGGCAAACTCGTTCCGACAGACCTTCCTGAAGGTTACTTGGGATATGATGAAACACTTCCTGTACCAGAACTGAATCTAACTGCGGCAGCTTCCGAATTTCAACAGGCTTTTAATGGGGAGCTCTGGGAGAAGGGTTTCACACTGACTCTGCTTTACAACACCGGTAACGAAGCCAGACAGACCGCTGCCGAAATGTTCAAGTTCTACATCGAATCTCTCAACCCGAAGTTCCACATAGACGTTCAGGGTGTGGATTGGCTAACATACTTTAACGCCCAGAGAGATGGCCTTATGCCCGCATTCATTTTAGGCTGGCTGGCTGATTACCCTGATCCTCACAACTTCCTTGCGACATTTTATGCTAGCTATGGTATCTATGCTTCCAGACAGGGTACGGCTTTTGTTGAATTTGCTAAAGCCAATATTGACGAGCTTATAAACGCTGCTGTTACGGAAACAGATCCAGCAAAACGCGAAGAGCTTTACAAGGAAATACAGCAGATAGCTGTTGATAACACGCTTAGTGTGCCTCTATACATGCCCCTTGGCTTCCATGTCGAGAGAGACTGGGTACAGGGATGGTATCCCCACCCCATGAGGTCAGGAACAAATTACTATGAGTTGTCCAAGTCACAGTGA
- a CDS encoding pyridoxal phosphate-dependent aminotransferase encodes MRISIRAESMPASPIRKLVPYAEAAKKKGIKVYHLNIGQPDIPTPEIFFKYVKEKSESVIAYSHSAGTFELRHAFLNYYSSLGIKLDENEVIVTNGGSEAVIFAMASIADPDDEIVVIEPFYANYKGFASLLNIKLVPVRSEVTNGYRLPPKESFEEVITDKTKAILFSNPTNPTGVVLNREEINTLIQLAEEHDLFLISDEVYREFAFDGRASISLLEYYDSDRVIMTDSLSKRYSACGTRIGVLATRNKAVLDASLKFAQARLSPPTIAQLGAVGLLELGKDYTDKVKEKYQYRRDVVYEELSKIPGIVLTKPEGAFYVSVGLPVDDAESFVKWMLTDFNDLGETVMVAPLSGFYATEGSGKKEIRIAYVLEKEKLRRACELIRKGIEQYNNN; translated from the coding sequence ATGAGGATTTCGATCAGGGCGGAAAGCATGCCCGCATCTCCGATCAGAAAACTCGTCCCTTATGCTGAAGCTGCGAAGAAAAAGGGTATAAAGGTCTATCACCTCAATATAGGCCAGCCTGATATACCCACGCCAGAGATATTCTTCAAGTATGTCAAGGAAAAGTCGGAGAGTGTTATCGCATACTCTCACTCAGCCGGGACATTCGAACTACGCCATGCCTTTTTGAATTATTACTCATCTCTGGGTATTAAGCTCGATGAAAACGAGGTCATTGTCACAAACGGTGGTAGTGAAGCCGTGATTTTCGCTATGGCATCGATAGCAGACCCTGACGACGAAATCGTTGTGATAGAACCCTTCTACGCCAACTACAAGGGATTCGCTAGCCTCTTGAATATAAAACTAGTACCTGTAAGGTCGGAGGTCACAAACGGTTATCGCCTACCTCCAAAGGAAAGCTTCGAAGAAGTAATTACCGATAAAACAAAAGCTATACTTTTTTCGAACCCCACAAATCCAACTGGAGTTGTCCTTAACAGGGAAGAGATAAACACTTTGATTCAACTTGCAGAAGAACACGATCTATTTCTTATTTCTGACGAAGTATATCGTGAGTTCGCTTTCGATGGAAGAGCCTCAATATCGCTGCTCGAATACTATGACAGTGATCGTGTCATTATGACGGATAGCCTTTCAAAGAGATATAGCGCTTGTGGCACAAGAATAGGAGTACTCGCGACTCGCAATAAGGCAGTGTTAGATGCATCGCTGAAATTTGCTCAGGCGAGATTGTCCCCTCCAACTATTGCACAGCTCGGTGCAGTCGGACTCCTTGAACTAGGAAAAGATTACACCGATAAAGTCAAGGAGAAATACCAGTACAGGAGAGATGTGGTATACGAAGAACTTTCAAAGATACCTGGAATAGTTTTAACGAAGCCGGAAGGTGCTTTCTACGTTTCTGTTGGCCTTCCGGTGGATGATGCTGAATCTTTTGTCAAATGGATGCTCACTGACTTCAATGATTTGGGCGAAACTGTAATGGTCGCCCCTCTTTCTGGCTTCTATGCCACCGAAGGAAGCGGCAAGAAAGAGATAAGGATAGCATATGTCTTAGAAAAGGAAAAACTAAGAAGAGCCTGTGAATTGATCAGAAAAGGTATAGAACAATACAACAATAATTGA
- the rd gene encoding rubredoxin: MDYEALFKVTYGMYVITSKTDEKKNGQIANVVFQVVAEPPTIAICINKQNLTHDIIQKSKVFGISVLSQDAPLKLIGLFGFKSGREIDKFKDINHKVGVTGVPLLKDYCIANLEAKVVNAVDVGTHVVFMGEIVNAEVVDEKEPMTYAYYHEIKGGKSPKTAPTYVEERKENKGSGKKKYRCKVCGYIYNPKNGDPDSGVAPGTPFEKLSDNWVCPVCGVGKDEFEEIR, encoded by the coding sequence ATGGATTATGAGGCTTTGTTCAAAGTCACTTACGGCATGTATGTGATCACTTCGAAGACGGATGAGAAGAAAAATGGGCAGATCGCTAACGTTGTGTTCCAGGTTGTAGCCGAACCACCAACAATAGCGATCTGCATAAATAAACAGAACTTAACCCATGACATCATTCAAAAAAGTAAAGTATTTGGAATTTCAGTCCTGTCCCAAGATGCCCCATTAAAACTTATAGGACTCTTTGGATTTAAGTCCGGAAGAGAAATAGATAAGTTCAAAGATATAAATCACAAAGTAGGGGTAACCGGGGTCCCGCTGTTGAAAGACTACTGCATAGCGAACTTAGAGGCGAAAGTGGTAAATGCAGTAGATGTTGGTACCCATGTGGTTTTTATGGGAGAAATTGTTAATGCGGAAGTTGTCGATGAAAAAGAACCTATGACATATGCCTATTATCATGAAATTAAGGGCGGGAAATCTCCAAAAACTGCACCAACATATGTAGAAGAGAGAAAAGAAAATAAAGGCAGCGGCAAGAAAAAATACCGATGCAAAGTATGTGGTTACATTTATAACCCAAAAAACGGTGATCCGGATTCTGGAGTAGCCCCTGGAACCCCTTTTGAAAAGCTGTCAGATAACTGGGTATGTCCCGTATGTGGTGTTGGAAAAGATGAATTTGAAGAGATACGGTAA
- a CDS encoding GNAT family N-acetyltransferase, which translates to MVTIDTKTAVDMYLIEDSKDFNETVNKEKLVAFLHEHLGKYGDPKEDIEKSIDYALSDEEGMGGFILVACKEDEIVGGLVINNTGMGGYIPKHVLVYVAVHKEMRGKGIGGELVNSALERCDGDVALHVEYDNPAKRLYKRLGFKSKYAEMRYHKKIETIKNDKK; encoded by the coding sequence ATGGTGACTATTGATACTAAAACTGCAGTAGATATGTATCTTATTGAAGACAGCAAAGATTTCAATGAAACTGTAAACAAAGAAAAACTTGTAGCGTTTCTGCACGAACATCTTGGGAAATACGGTGATCCCAAAGAAGATATTGAAAAATCGATTGATTACGCCCTCTCCGACGAAGAAGGGATGGGAGGATTTATTCTTGTTGCGTGCAAAGAAGATGAAATAGTTGGTGGGCTTGTTATAAATAATACCGGTATGGGGGGATATATCCCCAAACACGTGCTTGTATACGTTGCTGTTCATAAAGAAATGCGCGGAAAAGGCATCGGTGGAGAACTTGTGAACAGCGCTCTCGAACGCTGTGATGGTGATGTAGCACTTCATGTGGAATATGATAACCCTGCCAAAAGGCTTTATAAAAGGCTCGGATTCAAGTCCAAATACGCTGAGATGCGCTATCATAAAAAAATAGAGACAATAAAAAATGATAAAAAATAA
- a CDS encoding DUF6079 family protein — translation MKYGDLIQFDPVETVAQLKDANDKSKAANFVSTYVISNQMADNLHNVVFENLQFETPQDNKGLMIVGNYGTGKSHLMAVISSIAEDPSLIDLLTNDRVKESASKIAGKFKVIRTEIGTSTMYLRDIILRELKENLAEMGIDFNYPPMDQVVNNKGILHEMMSLFNEKYPDQGLLMVVDELLDYLRHRNEQEIILDINFLREIGEFCKSSRFRFITGVQETLFENPRFEFVSDSLRRVKDRFVELRIVREDIEYVTANRLLRKNSKQKALIREHLQKFTKFYSTLNENLENFVELFPIHPAFITMFEKVRFVEKREVLQTISKVMREVLDKEVPEDEPGIISFDSYWDFIKSNAANRAVPEIRETEDKSDELMVKVESNIKKPYLKNAKRIIKALSVHRLSTSDINTKLGLTVTELRDNLCIFDVNAEMGGDPLDDLHTYVETILREIIKIVSGQYISYIKENGQYYLDLNKTIDFVALIEKKAEILNKDTLNRYYYDILAKLMECSDKTRVPRFKIWEYELRWYEKNTTRLGYLFFGQPNERSNAQPPRDFYIYFLPMYKIHDFKDDGRDDEVFFSLKTINEEFEKDLTNYAAAMELAKTAGMYKSSYEDKARSFQRALTRWLNEHFLDSFEVTYQKRKKDLREALKEGSFIHKSDNFKETVDYIASTLFNNYFNDTAIGYPKFPSLITSQNRIQNIESTLKAIAMENFTKQARDILSALGLLDESGNLNTSKSPYIKYIRSKLQENGINKVLNRNELIDEVEKDVEYFGPYRLEPEWVVILLAAMVYMGEIEVSLGAGETIDASNVEKFAKIPLEQLLNFKNIKHPKGLPILELKHLFTILGINAGQVEALKNDKKSPVQNMLSKAQEKAERMAKFQAEISQRITFWSTDLFEEKTREVLKKKAKALNEFFDSLQKYSTVGKLKNFRHSDKELSKIEKDLKEVCSVEKLLDFIKDLNQKVGYLERAKEYVPLENGWHDKFDEIETETLDELKNLKELTHQIKVEIHEKLDSLKKEYIKIYKELHRKARLNAHQDERKQKLLSDFRLKALNTLAMIKILPNAELNKFTEKLANLKTCYSLIDSNLERSPICEFCGFKPTSEKVQEGDMDIALEYLDEELDRLFNNWTNILLDNLRDPVVEENMGLLHKEHRELIEEFLSEGELTKELIDNPEFTKAVAEALSGLEKVEITTEQLIQKLFGDYSPLTPQEMKERFEEFVKDLSRGKDTSRIRIVLREGEAQK, via the coding sequence GTGAAGTACGGTGATCTTATTCAATTTGACCCTGTGGAAACGGTCGCACAACTTAAAGATGCTAACGATAAGAGCAAAGCTGCGAATTTTGTTTCTACATATGTTATCTCAAACCAAATGGCTGACAACCTTCACAATGTAGTTTTTGAGAATCTTCAATTTGAAACTCCACAAGACAACAAAGGCCTGATGATTGTCGGAAACTACGGAACAGGTAAATCACATTTGATGGCTGTCATTTCTTCCATTGCGGAAGATCCTAGCCTTATCGATTTGCTAACAAATGATAGAGTCAAAGAAAGCGCTTCAAAAATAGCAGGAAAATTCAAAGTAATTCGAACAGAAATTGGTACTTCCACAATGTATCTGAGAGATATTATTCTCCGCGAACTAAAGGAAAATCTTGCAGAAATGGGCATTGACTTTAATTATCCCCCAATGGATCAGGTTGTGAATAACAAGGGCATATTACACGAAATGATGAGCCTTTTTAACGAGAAATATCCAGATCAAGGTCTTTTGATGGTTGTAGATGAACTGCTTGATTATCTAAGACACAGAAACGAGCAAGAGATAATTTTGGACATAAATTTCTTGAGAGAAATTGGGGAATTTTGTAAATCTTCAAGGTTTCGGTTTATCACAGGCGTTCAGGAAACGCTTTTTGAGAACCCGAGGTTCGAATTTGTTTCTGATTCTCTAAGAAGGGTCAAAGACAGATTCGTTGAATTGCGCATAGTTAGGGAAGACATTGAGTATGTTACAGCGAATAGGCTGCTAAGGAAAAATTCAAAGCAAAAAGCTCTCATTCGCGAACACCTGCAAAAATTCACGAAGTTTTACAGCACCCTGAATGAGAACCTTGAGAACTTTGTTGAGCTCTTTCCTATCCATCCGGCTTTCATAACGATGTTCGAAAAAGTCAGATTTGTAGAAAAAAGAGAAGTTTTACAAACAATCTCAAAGGTGATGCGAGAGGTTTTAGACAAAGAGGTACCGGAAGATGAACCAGGAATTATTTCTTTTGATAGCTACTGGGATTTTATAAAATCAAATGCCGCAAATAGAGCTGTTCCAGAGATAAGAGAAACAGAGGACAAGAGCGACGAATTAATGGTAAAAGTTGAAAGCAACATAAAGAAGCCCTACCTCAAAAATGCTAAAAGAATTATTAAAGCACTTTCTGTTCACAGACTCAGTACTAGCGACATAAACACCAAACTCGGTCTTACCGTTACAGAATTGCGTGACAATCTGTGCATTTTCGATGTTAACGCAGAAATGGGCGGTGACCCGCTGGATGATCTACACACATATGTGGAGACAATTCTGAGAGAGATTATAAAAATAGTGAGTGGGCAGTACATATCCTACATAAAAGAAAACGGGCAATATTATTTAGACCTGAACAAAACAATAGATTTCGTTGCACTAATTGAGAAAAAAGCAGAAATTCTAAACAAGGACACGTTAAACAGATATTATTACGATATTCTAGCAAAATTGATGGAATGTTCAGACAAAACACGTGTTCCTAGATTCAAAATCTGGGAATACGAACTTCGTTGGTATGAGAAGAATACCACAAGACTGGGATATCTCTTCTTTGGCCAACCTAATGAACGTTCAAATGCGCAACCTCCCAGGGATTTTTATATATACTTTCTTCCAATGTACAAAATCCACGATTTCAAAGATGACGGCCGCGACGATGAGGTGTTTTTCAGTCTAAAAACCATAAACGAAGAGTTTGAAAAGGATTTAACGAACTATGCTGCTGCAATGGAATTGGCCAAAACGGCCGGGATGTACAAATCCAGCTACGAAGACAAAGCTCGAAGCTTCCAAAGAGCTCTAACAAGATGGTTGAATGAGCATTTTCTTGATTCTTTTGAGGTGACTTATCAAAAAAGAAAAAAGGATCTTCGCGAAGCCCTAAAAGAAGGTTCATTTATACATAAGTCTGATAATTTTAAGGAGACAGTTGATTATATTGCCTCAACGCTTTTCAACAATTATTTTAATGACACCGCAATTGGTTATCCCAAGTTTCCAAGTCTCATAACATCTCAAAACCGTATCCAAAATATTGAAAGTACTCTCAAAGCAATCGCTATGGAAAACTTTACAAAGCAAGCAAGAGACATTCTTTCAGCTTTAGGCTTGCTAGATGAATCCGGCAATTTAAATACGTCCAAATCGCCTTATATAAAATACATACGTTCAAAGCTTCAAGAAAATGGAATCAACAAAGTTCTCAATAGAAACGAGCTAATTGATGAAGTCGAAAAGGACGTGGAATATTTTGGCCCTTACCGTCTTGAACCTGAGTGGGTAGTGATTCTATTAGCCGCCATGGTTTACATGGGTGAGATTGAAGTGTCCCTTGGTGCTGGCGAAACTATTGATGCTAGCAATGTGGAAAAGTTTGCAAAAATACCATTAGAACAGCTTTTGAACTTCAAAAATATAAAGCACCCAAAAGGTTTACCCATTTTAGAACTCAAACATCTTTTTACCATTCTTGGTATAAACGCTGGTCAGGTTGAAGCACTCAAAAACGACAAAAAATCTCCTGTTCAAAATATGTTGAGCAAGGCTCAAGAAAAAGCTGAGAGAATGGCTAAATTTCAGGCAGAGATAAGCCAGCGAATAACTTTCTGGTCAACAGACCTCTTTGAAGAAAAAACACGTGAAGTACTCAAGAAAAAAGCAAAAGCACTAAATGAATTCTTTGATTCTCTCCAGAAATATTCAACCGTTGGAAAACTGAAGAATTTCAGACATTCCGATAAAGAGCTCAGTAAAATTGAAAAAGACCTTAAAGAAGTGTGCAGTGTTGAAAAATTGCTTGATTTTATAAAAGACCTGAATCAAAAAGTGGGATATCTCGAAAGAGCAAAAGAATATGTTCCTCTCGAGAATGGCTGGCACGATAAATTTGATGAAATAGAAACAGAGACACTCGATGAGCTAAAAAATCTGAAAGAATTGACCCACCAAATCAAAGTCGAAATTCACGAAAAGCTCGACAGTCTCAAAAAAGAATACATCAAGATATACAAAGAACTTCACAGGAAAGCAAGACTGAATGCCCATCAAGATGAGAGAAAACAGAAACTACTCAGCGATTTCAGGCTTAAAGCTCTTAACACACTTGCCATGATAAAAATACTTCCAAATGCCGAACTGAACAAATTTACAGAAAAACTTGCCAATCTAAAAACCTGCTACTCTCTTATAGACAGTAACCTTGAGAGATCACCAATATGTGAATTTTGTGGTTTCAAACCAACAAGTGAAAAGGTTCAAGAGGGTGACATGGATATAGCTCTTGAATATCTCGATGAGGAACTCGATAGACTTTTTAATAACTGGACAAATATACTTCTCGACAACCTCAGAGACCCGGTAGTGGAAGAAAATATGGGACTGCTTCACAAAGAACACCGAGAGCTTATCGAAGAGTTTTTATCGGAAGGAGAATTGACAAAAGAACTGATAGACAATCCTGAATTCACAAAAGCTGTCGCTGAAGCTTTGTCGGGGCTTGAAAAAGTTGAGATTACAACAGAACAGCTTATCCAAAAACTCTTTGGGGATTACAGCCCGCTTACTCCACAAGAGATGAAAGAACGTTTTGAAGAATTCGTAAAAGACCTATCCAGAGGTAAAGATACCTCAAGAATAAGGATAGTCCTCAGAGAGGGGGAAGCACAGAAATGA
- the brxF gene encoding BREX-3 system P-loop-containing protein BrxF yields the protein MKYFVRELENSSPTRLYLIVGKHGTGKTKALKKIAEQLNEPIINSNMELSKALLEIPKMDRPYRAMKFFDKLPEMGNSFLLLDNIELLFEPELKLHALSALRNIARKKSVIATWPGEVIENKLLHAKRGHPEYFEGYLEDEIVLMSSCEES from the coding sequence TTGAAATACTTTGTTCGAGAGTTGGAAAATAGTAGTCCAACCAGACTTTATCTGATTGTTGGAAAGCATGGTACTGGAAAAACAAAAGCTTTGAAGAAAATTGCAGAACAGCTCAATGAGCCTATCATAAATTCCAACATGGAATTGAGCAAAGCGCTCTTGGAAATACCAAAGATGGACAGACCATATCGTGCTATGAAATTCTTCGATAAGCTTCCTGAAATGGGGAATAGTTTTTTGCTTCTGGATAATATTGAGCTTCTTTTTGAACCTGAATTAAAGCTTCACGCCCTTTCGGCATTACGAAATATTGCTAGAAAAAAATCTGTTATTGCTACATGGCCTGGCGAGGTTATTGAAAACAAATTGTTGCACGCAAAAAGAGGACATCCGGAATATTTTGAAGGTTATTTAGAAGACGAAATAGTTCTAATGAGCTCTTGTGAAGAGAGCTGA
- a CDS encoding AAA family ATPase: MIKRIIKIRNIAVFKNFNGEKIPEFGKYNIFYGWNGSGKTTITRILSAFEKCELGNLKLEDDSTCIIETDNGELRLSKSEVISDVLKNNIRVFNEDFVDENLDWKSGKASKILIIGKEHLQQKKELEETIESLNEKRITLNKKQKEFQAKVRKKDKILKEARDEVKEELRFIGDVKPKSGHARDYINYTVRDVEKILTNEKIHLLTSEEFLRLKTSLSEKEAKELISVVKINLEWLDQVKENSKEIFETVIPKEGVSLLLDLQADEELKEWLRVGYEMHRKKTHPVRCAFCGNLISEERLRKLGEYFNDVIRELVKEIEEVVSIIDNTYQRETLSLPLEKEQLYNEFQGEFLDLKDQFARNVNLIRQELNNLRKKLLAKKNNPSHEATFSFGNIDKAKSNIENIVVRINELIKKHNEKTDSFKEKRAEAAHKLELAIISKYNDDYIEKINECRDMSQSIELLDDEVAELEIKQKDLEQKLRDHHFAAEEFNKLLKSFLGRDEIVLETVEGGYVIKRNGRIANNLSEGEKNAIALIYFLIKLKEENFNLRNGIVVIDDPVSSFDSQNLYNAFGFIKEKIKKLGPKQVFILTHNFPFFRLLRGWMEHEKKKERCTLYMIRSKIEPNEHRYSIIDELDELLRDHNSEYTYLFKIIYERANTQNSSMEKDYILPNLIRKFLENYISFKVPIGGMQIHKKLDELYKDHPTISIETKTRIEKYCQDQSHPLYQDSPTDFDELLLGEIQSICSDVVELVRETDPEHFRHLVDEINKSRNKKTEK; this comes from the coding sequence ATGATTAAACGAATCATAAAAATTAGAAACATAGCCGTTTTCAAAAATTTTAACGGTGAGAAAATTCCTGAATTTGGAAAATATAATATTTTTTACGGTTGGAACGGGTCTGGTAAAACCACGATTACTAGAATTCTATCTGCTTTTGAAAAATGCGAGTTGGGTAATCTTAAATTAGAGGATGATTCAACTTGCATCATCGAAACAGATAATGGTGAATTGAGATTGTCTAAGAGTGAGGTCATATCAGATGTGCTTAAAAACAATATAAGAGTCTTTAACGAGGATTTTGTGGATGAAAATCTTGATTGGAAAAGCGGAAAAGCATCGAAGATATTGATAATAGGCAAAGAACACTTACAGCAAAAGAAAGAACTAGAAGAAACAATAGAAAGTCTAAATGAAAAAAGAATAACGCTTAATAAGAAACAAAAAGAATTTCAGGCGAAGGTAAGAAAGAAAGATAAAATCTTAAAAGAAGCTCGTGATGAAGTAAAGGAAGAATTAAGATTCATCGGTGACGTCAAACCAAAAAGTGGGCATGCTAGGGATTATATAAATTATACAGTGAGAGATGTCGAAAAAATCTTGACAAATGAAAAAATACACCTTCTTACATCTGAAGAGTTTTTGAGACTTAAAACCTCTTTAAGTGAAAAAGAAGCAAAAGAGCTTATTTCCGTTGTAAAAATCAACTTGGAGTGGCTGGATCAGGTCAAGGAAAATTCGAAAGAAATATTTGAGACGGTAATTCCGAAAGAAGGAGTGAGCCTACTGCTAGATTTGCAAGCGGACGAAGAACTAAAGGAATGGTTAAGAGTTGGCTATGAAATGCATAGGAAAAAGACGCACCCAGTTAGGTGTGCATTTTGCGGGAACCTAATTTCAGAAGAGAGATTAAGAAAGCTGGGAGAGTATTTCAATGATGTTATAAGAGAATTAGTTAAGGAAATTGAAGAAGTTGTTAGTATTATTGATAACACCTATCAACGTGAAACTCTAAGTTTACCTTTAGAAAAAGAACAACTATATAATGAATTTCAAGGAGAATTTTTAGATTTAAAGGATCAGTTTGCCAGAAACGTGAACCTAATCAGACAAGAATTGAACAACCTTAGAAAGAAATTACTGGCCAAAAAGAATAATCCATCCCACGAAGCCACCTTTAGTTTTGGCAACATCGACAAAGCGAAATCAAACATAGAAAATATCGTTGTTCGAATAAATGAATTAATTAAAAAGCATAACGAAAAGACGGATTCATTCAAGGAGAAAAGAGCAGAAGCAGCTCATAAATTAGAGCTGGCTATTATTAGTAAATATAATGATGATTATATTGAGAAAATAAATGAATGTAGAGATATGAGTCAAAGTATTGAATTATTGGATGATGAAGTAGCAGAGTTAGAGATTAAACAGAAAGACTTGGAGCAGAAGCTTAGAGACCACCACTTTGCGGCTGAGGAGTTTAACAAACTTTTGAAATCCTTTTTGGGAAGGGATGAAATAGTTTTAGAAACAGTTGAAGGTGGTTATGTAATTAAAAGAAACGGCAGAATTGCAAATAATCTGAGCGAGGGTGAGAAAAATGCAATAGCGTTAATCTATTTTTTGATTAAATTAAAAGAGGAAAATTTTAATCTTAGAAATGGAATAGTAGTTATTGATGATCCTGTTTCTAGTTTTGATTCGCAAAATCTTTATAATGCTTTTGGCTTTATCAAGGAAAAAATCAAAAAACTAGGGCCGAAACAAGTTTTCATCTTAACACATAATTTCCCGTTTTTTAGACTTTTAAGAGGATGGATGGAACATGAAAAAAAGAAAGAACGTTGCACCCTCTACATGATAAGGTCTAAAATAGAACCTAATGAGCATCGTTATTCTATCATAGATGAGTTAGACGAATTATTAAGAGATCACAATTCTGAATATACCTATCTGTTTAAAATAATCTACGAAAGAGCGAATACTCAGAATAGCAGTATGGAAAAGGACTATATTCTTCCAAACTTAATAAGAAAATTCTTAGAAAATTATATCTCGTTCAAAGTCCCCATTGGTGGGATGCAAATTCATAAAAAACTAGATGAATTGTATAAGGATCACCCAACGATCAGTATAGAAACTAAAACCCGTATTGAAAAATATTGTCAAGATCAATCCCATCCATTGTATCAAGATAGTCCAACTGATTTTGATGAATTATTGCTTGGGGAGATTCAATCAATATGTTCTGATGTAGTCGAGTTGGTAAGAGAAACAGATCCAGAACACTTCCGGCATTTGGTAGATGAAATAAACAAATCCAGGAATAAAAAGACAGAAAAATAG
- a CDS encoding cold-shock protein, whose protein sequence is MKGTVKWFSGKKGYGFITKDDGEDIFVHFSAIQMEGFKTLNEGQRVEFEVEVGPSGRPQAINVKVVEE, encoded by the coding sequence ATGAAAGGTACAGTCAAGTGGTTCAGCGGAAAAAAAGGTTATGGCTTTATCACAAAGGATGACGGTGAGGACATTTTCGTACATTTCAGTGCGATTCAAATGGAAGGATTCAAGACACTCAACGAGGGACAAAGAGTTGAATTCGAGGTGGAAGTTGGTCCATCTGGCCGTCCTCAGGCCATTAATGTGAAGGTCGTGGAAGAATAA